The Methylophilus sp. TWE2 region TTTCGCGCTGGCTAAAGCCCCATTCCAGAATTTTTGGCGCATTGGTACTGGTGCAGACAATGCCGCCATGCTCGCCGCAGAATGCTTTCAAGTCGGCAGCCGAGTTGATATAAGTGACTGGCGTGATGGTCTCATCAAAATTGAGGACTTTATTCAATTCGCGATAACTGCGTTCTACCTTGGCCAGGTTGGCCATATCTGCCATGGAGCAACCAGCTGCGAGGTCAGGCAGAATGACAATCTGCTCAGGACGGCTCAGAATGTCTGCCACTTCGGCCATGAAATGTACACCGAGGAATACGATGTACTCGGCATCCAGGCTGTCGCAATATTTAGACAATTTCAGCGAATCACCAGAATAATCCGCATGGCGGTAAACGCTTTCGTGTTGATAATGATGGCCCAAAATCACCAGGCGGTTACCCAGTTTTTTGCGGGCCGCCAGAATGCGTGCCTGACAATCGTCGTCTTGCGCGGTTTGGAATTTCTCAAATTGGATAGTGGCAGTTTGCATGCTTTCCAGACATCGGGCCCAGCCCGGCTTTCATAAAAATGATATTTTACAGCTGATTAGGATTTATCCCAATCAATCCAAGACGATAAATGCATGTTGATCATAGTGTTAGATGGTGGTGCTCACCTAGTTTTTTCAAGGCATCCACATTGGTCCAGCTAAATACTTTTTTTGCAGCCACACGCCAGTCTACCCACTCGTAATGTGTATGCTCGTCTGGCGCCAGCGTGACGGGGAGCGTTGTTGGCAGGCACAAACCAAACAGGTGCTCGGTGTTTTCGGTGATCCCTGGCGCATAACGGTAGCGCCAGTGCGGGTAAATTTCATAAACATTGCTGGCTTTCCAGTCCTGGAAATCGTAGGCAAGCGCGTCAAGTCCGGTCTCTTCTTTCACTTCACGAATGGCGGCGTCACGAGGTGTCTCCCCAGTCTCTATACTGCCAGTCACCGACTGCCAGAATCCGGCTTTGTCGGCACGCTCCAGTAGCAAAACCTGCAGATCAGGCGTATGGATCAAAATCAGGGCAGAGACGGGGATCTTATATGGTTGTGTCATACAAACATTGTCTATAAACATCACCATATTGTCTATGGTGGCTAAAGAGCACAGGGAATCCTTTTGCACTTTACTGCTGCCGCTGTCGCTTGTGGCTGATATACAACGCGATTGTTCAAGGAGTAAGCTGGTTTTAAAAAACCAATCTGGTGGTTTATTTCAGCCATTTAGTGGATTTTCTTGTAAGTGCCTTCTAATTATTTCCATTAAAAATCAATTTGTTATTGTTATTTTTGGAATTGGCACGGTAAATGCAACTAAACAAACAGCCACTCAGCTTGAAGCCGGGTGACGATGCAATCTCCATCACTTAAGTATTGAAGCAACTGCATATAACCACAACAAGAAGCATCTTTCCCCGATTATCCTTTCCCGAGGATATTGCTTGCCCCAAGCTCTCGAGCTTGGGTTTTTTTTGCCAACAATATTAACGGCTAGCCTTGCTTGCGTTTTTCGGCGTTAACCAGGTTTTTCGGCAGTTGGAACACCACGTTTTCAACCACCCCTTGCAGTTCTTCAACCTGTGCAGC contains the following coding sequences:
- the nudB gene encoding dihydroneopterin triphosphate diphosphatase; this translates as MTQPYKIPVSALILIHTPDLQVLLLERADKAGFWQSVTGSIETGETPRDAAIREVKEETGLDALAYDFQDWKASNVYEIYPHWRYRYAPGITENTEHLFGLCLPTTLPVTLAPDEHTHYEWVDWRVAAKKVFSWTNVDALKKLGEHHHLTL